One Fusarium oxysporum f. sp. lycopersici 4287 chromosome 8, whole genome shotgun sequence genomic region harbors:
- a CDS encoding hypothetical protein (At least one base has a quality score < 10) — protein MSEASNINAPPPTEIGSLFDASRFGKEATKAQISQQVEKQTKISPPHIKGHGHRLEDLKLPLPHITRVDRVSHQAPSSSVCGDLETPVPRTPMTTTKSRNRVSRGHWATQPPSASKYHRVSDRNNDRPASRSSNISRKRSAKQRVYPRPTFEPDRKKIAMQNVAEYWNECIQIAEAERQEALQEITLLEGKLQHTKKALDKSLQLISEKDSAIGDSKSRLDKLQEEGSLAEKETQRLQCEIESLRSDLIKSRDREAATHEKYRKHRAKLNEAIKEQQDLFSRARGLHKEANDELQKERDRREKEAKAVELALEDSHRKREELKSCIEKYRSESEQEAQKQKHTISELQLRLENQEKEINRQREAATELQNRLKTESSLLDEVKTFRSDMPSLKESNEKYNEWSEKQGRLTDTLLEKLELMNNHLESRSDGQLTNEEVKMMADRLETNIVSCLMSEIQKIISSQSDAKQSAGSLQDTIQKHFEKLHNNIADQQETQSKGQKWHEKTHQALVEHLGDISAKTLATQKTCDETNKNLARLATGHSVWQENLPTHLGDEIAKQLQDRESKIGELEETLQQISQEWTKKLDLMKTYMHENDEQGKEYLQATICEIKTTLTKQLEQERVASEKDISKSETMHATVAAHLQQVKMQLEGMSSSGPESQLLRETLAEERKKTHDLQNQLATLGGNSGVNGELFQRQLQDLKAIDALKNQLEGMTERVPRVESLNTTFNKMVDLNQVMQSTALYLSKERHWVNEQLGITSQPVGAHAPRQRETGTQSACFDEQRSEESNSCVQEKSADTKGSASLSDLTTLDLHCQGERYRRKVVVASPALEASSPATAPSVTQEQARRREVSNPRSILRLSTASTQETEPVRPPVNHSQYNRPVMAKVNSATGCSNPEMVEQILSGLIQSKPARLNWDFPTMEDFAKEILPDGKDDGSIGKKHSISFVDEEEDIAYPVKRVKLDEAPADSQPESTEKYRQTFVASNTPCDPKDVLEAV, from the exons ATGTCGGAAGCTTCTAATATAAACGCACCACCTCCAACAGAAATTGGATCTCTCTTTGATGCTTCTCGCTTCGGTAAAGAGGCTACCAAAGCTCAAATTTCTCAACAGGTGGAAAAACAAACGAAGATTTCTCCGCCTCACATCAAAGGCCATG GGCACCGACTAGAAGATCTAAAACTTCCCCTTCCACATATTACGCGTGTTGACCGAGTCTCGCATCAAGCGCCCTCCTCCAGCGTTTGTGGTGACCTGGAGACCCCTGTTCCCCGGACTCCCATGACCACTACAAAGTCTCGAAATCGTGTATCCCGTGGTCACTGGGCGACTCAGCCCCCATCGGCATCTAAATACCATAGAGTGTCCGACAGGAACAATGATCGCCCGGCTTCCAGGAGCAGCAATATCTCCAGAAAACGCTCTGCTAAACAGAGAGTCTATCCTCGGCCAACGTTTGAGCCTGACCGAAAGAAAATTGCAATGCAGAACGTGGCTGAATACTGGAATGAGTGTATACAGATCGCCGAAGCTGAGCGTCAGGAGGCCCTTCAAGAGATTACACTTCTTGAGGGTAAGTTGCAGCACACTAAGAAGGCTTTAGACAAGTCTCTGCAACTCATATCGGAAAAAGATTCCGCGATTGGAGATTCGAAGAGTCGCCTTGATAAGttacaagaagaaggatctCTGGCGGAAAAGGAAACTCAAAGATTACAGTGTGAGATTGAGTCTCTTCGCTCCGACTTAATCAAATCTCGAGATCGCGAGGCAGCCACTCATGAAAAGTATCGCAAACACCGGGCAAAGCTTAATGAAGCTATCAAAGAACAGCAGGATCTCTTCTCACGGGCTCGTGGTCTTCACAAAGAAGCGAACGATGAGCTGCAAAAGGAGAGAGACAGGCGCGAGAAAGAGGCCAAAGCAGTTGAGCTAGCACTGGAGGACAGTCACAGGAAGCGCGAAGAACTCAAATCTTGCATTGAAAAGTATCGATCTGAGTCTGAGCAAGAAGCACAGAAAC AAAAACACACAATTTCCGAGCTGCAACTGAGGCTTGAAAATCAGGAGAAGGAAATAAATCGACAAAGGGAAGCAGCGACTGAACTTCAGAACCGTCTGAAAACGGAATCAAGCTTGCTGGATGAGGTGAAAACGTTCCGTTCTGATATGCCCTCACTAAAGGAAAGCAACGAGAAGTACAATGAGTGGAGTGAGAAACAGGGAAGGCTAACAGACACCCTTTTGGAGAA ACTCGAGCTGATGAACAATCATTTGGAGTCGCGCAGTGATGGTCAACTGACTAATGAAGAGGTCAAGATGATGGCGGATAGGTTAGAAACGAACATTGTCTCCTG TTTGATGTCTGAGATACAGAAGATTATCTCGTCTCAAAGCGATGCAAAACAGTCAGCCGGATCTCTTCAAGACACCATCCAGAAGCACTTCGAGAAGCTGCATAACAACATAGCCGATCAGCAGGAGACTCAATCGAAAGGCCAGAAGTGGCATGAGAAAACACACCAAGCTCTTGTTGAGCATCTAGGCGACATTTCTGCCAAAACTCTCGCGACCCAGAAGACCTGCGACGAAACAAATAAAAACCTAGCCAGACTTGCTACTGGTCATTCAGTTTGGCAAGAAAATCTCCCAACTcatcttggtgatgagatcGCAAAACAGCTTCAAGACCGTGAATCAAAGATCGGGGAACTGGAGGAAACCCTGCAGCAGATCTCTCAAGAATGGACTAAGAAGCTCGATCTCATGAAAACTTACATGCATGAGAACGACGAACAGGGCAAGGAATACTTGCAGGCAACTATTTGTGAGATCAAAACTACACTCACGAAACAGCTTGAACAGGAAAGGGTTGCTTCGGAGAAAGACATTTCCAAGTCTGAAACCATGCACGCCACAGTAGCGgcacatcttcaacaagtcaaGATGCAACTCGAAGGAATGTCATCGAGTGGTCCAGAGTCTCAGTTGTTGCGCGAGACGTTGGCTGAAGAACGTAAGAAAACTCACGACCTACAAAATCAGCTTGCTACTCTGGGGGGCAACTCAGGTGTAAATGGAGAACTATTCCAGAGACAACTCCAAGATCTCAAAGCAATCGATGCTTTGAAGAACCAGCTAGAAGGGATGACCGAGCGGGTTCCTCGGGTTGAAAGTCTAAACACGACATTCAACAAAATGGTTGATCTCAATCAGGTAATGCAGTCTACCGCTTTATACCTGAGCAAAGAACGCCATTGGGTCAATGAGCAACTGGGTATCACATCGCAACCTGTCGGCGCCCATGCACCACGGCAGAGAGAGACTGGAACTCAGTCGGCTTGCTTTGATGAGCAACGCTCGGAAGAGTCTAACTCGTGTGTTCAAGAGAAGAGTGCTGACACGAAGGGATCAGCAAGTCTAAGTGACCTCACTACTCTTGATTTACATTGCCAGGGAGAAAGATATCGTCGTAAAGTCGTCGTAGCCAGCCCGGCATTGGAAGCATCTTCACCGGCGACCGCCCCGTCGGTAACACAAGAGCAAGCAAGGCGCCGAGAAGTCTCCAATCCTCGATCTATCCTACGGCTTTCGACTGCCTCAACGCAGGAAACCGAGCCTGTCAGGCCACCTGTAAATCATAGTCAATACAACAGGCCTGTGATGGCTAAAGTCAATTCGGCTACAGGCTGTAGCAACCCCGAGATGGTTGAACAGATTCTGTCGGGTTTAATTCAGTCAAAGCCTGCACGTCTTAACTGGGACTTCCCTACTATGGAGGATTTTGCCAAAGAGATTCTGCCAGATGGCAAGGATGACGGTAGTATCGGGAAAAAGCACAGTATCTCCTTtgtggatgaggaagaggatatcgCCTATCCCGTTAAACGAGTCAAGTTGGACGAAGCGCCAGCCGACTCGCAACCCGAGAGTACAGAAAAGTACAGACAGACCTTTGTTGCTTCGAACACGCCATGTGATCCGAAAGACGTACTCGAAGCAGTTTAA
- a CDS encoding 50S ribosomal protein L33: MAKKAKARLVHARLVSMAMTGFFYTFKRPRTAPMMSMLKYDPIVRKKVLFLETKKRK; the protein is encoded by the exons CCAAGGCTCGCCTGGTGCATGCGCGCCTCGTTTCCATGGCCATGACTGGCTTCTTCTATACCTTCAAGCGTCCCAGAACCGCACCCATGATGAGCATGTTAAAATACGATCCCATCG TGCGTAAGAAGGTGTTGTTCCTCGAAACCAAAAAGAGGAAGTGA